A section of the Microbacterium forte genome encodes:
- a CDS encoding ABC transporter permease encodes MIRYALVRGALLIAGLLVSSAVIFLTLRVFPGDVAQLIAGTQASPAEVEALRESLGLNRPLPAQYAEWIGGLFRGDLGTSLLSGASVGEELLEKAQVTVPLGILALLIAVLIAVPFGILSAVRRGGRGGTALSVGAQALAAVPVVWAGMMLIVVFSVWLGWLPPQGFPRTGWSTPWKAIESLLLPALTIGIVEGAMLMRFVRSATLQAAGQDFVRTAAAKGLTRTRALISHGIPAVGLSIITVLGLQIAGIIVGSVVIEQLFTLPGIGRMLVADVGTRDLIKVQSELLVLTGFVLVVGFLVDLIHRAIDPRQREA; translated from the coding sequence GTGATCCGCTACGCGCTCGTCCGAGGAGCCCTGCTCATCGCAGGGCTCCTCGTCTCGAGTGCGGTGATCTTCCTCACCTTGCGGGTCTTCCCCGGCGACGTCGCGCAGCTGATCGCCGGAACCCAGGCCTCCCCCGCCGAGGTCGAGGCGCTCCGAGAATCGCTGGGCCTCAACCGTCCCCTCCCCGCGCAATACGCCGAGTGGATCGGGGGCCTCTTCCGCGGTGATCTCGGCACGTCTCTGCTCTCCGGTGCATCGGTCGGCGAGGAGCTGCTCGAGAAGGCGCAGGTCACGGTTCCCCTCGGCATCCTGGCCCTCCTGATCGCCGTGCTCATCGCGGTGCCGTTCGGCATCCTGTCAGCCGTGCGGCGCGGCGGCCGCGGAGGCACCGCCCTCAGCGTCGGCGCACAGGCCCTCGCCGCCGTGCCGGTCGTCTGGGCGGGGATGATGCTCATCGTCGTCTTCTCGGTCTGGCTCGGCTGGCTTCCGCCGCAGGGGTTTCCCCGCACGGGGTGGAGCACGCCGTGGAAGGCGATCGAGTCGCTCCTCCTGCCCGCTCTCACGATCGGCATCGTCGAGGGGGCGATGCTCATGCGGTTCGTCCGCAGCGCCACCCTGCAGGCGGCAGGCCAGGACTTCGTCCGCACGGCGGCCGCCAAGGGCCTCACCCGCACCCGCGCCCTCATCTCGCACGGCATCCCCGCAGTGGGCCTGTCGATCATCACCGTGCTGGGACTCCAGATCGCCGGGATCATCGTCGGGTCTGTCGTCATCGAACAGCTCTTCACACTTCCCGGGATCGGACGGATGCTGGTGGCCGACGTCGGCACCCGAGACCTCATCAAGGTGCAGAGCGAACTCCTCGTCCTCACCGGATTCGTGCTCGTGGTCGGATTCCTCGTCGACCTGATCCATCGCGCGATCGATCCGCGCCAGAGGGAGGCCTGA
- a CDS encoding GNAT family N-acetyltransferase, whose amino-acid sequence MQFEPGDRRRVLPRHLRPQPEPEVFSYSIRPARSGDLPYVREIYNHFVSNSVVTLDERRSSIPYWREKFALLSKLGLPFLVAVSPAGVVIGYALAQPWAGKNAYRYTVEDSIYLGPGAGGKGLGVALLQALIDACEQLGIREMVAVISDTKADASIRLHAKLGFVEAGRMGRVGHKFGRDLGTVYMRRALRPSRRRKFFSLSSGR is encoded by the coding sequence ATGCAGTTCGAGCCCGGTGATCGCCGCCGTGTGCTGCCGCGCCATCTGCGCCCGCAGCCGGAACCCGAGGTGTTCTCGTACTCGATCCGCCCCGCACGGTCGGGCGATCTGCCGTACGTGCGCGAGATCTACAACCATTTCGTCAGCAACTCGGTCGTCACCCTCGATGAACGGCGCAGCAGCATCCCCTATTGGCGGGAGAAGTTCGCGCTGCTGAGCAAGCTGGGCCTGCCCTTCCTGGTGGCGGTCTCGCCGGCGGGAGTCGTGATCGGATACGCGCTGGCGCAGCCGTGGGCGGGCAAGAACGCCTATCGGTACACCGTCGAGGACTCGATCTACCTCGGACCGGGGGCCGGCGGCAAAGGACTCGGGGTCGCACTGCTGCAGGCGCTCATCGACGCATGCGAGCAGCTCGGCATCCGCGAGATGGTGGCCGTGATCAGCGACACCAAGGCAGACGCATCGATACGTCTGCACGCGAAGCTCGGATTCGTCGAAGCCGGGCGCATGGGTCGAGTCGGACACAAGTTCGGCCGCGACCTCGGCACCGTCTACATGCGACGCGCCCTGCGCCCGAGCCGTCGACGGAAGTTCTTCAGCTTGAGCTCCGGGCGCTGA
- a CDS encoding ABC transporter ATP-binding protein yields MTLEVTDLVVRIDGRPVVDGISFEVPDGSRLGLIGESGSGKSLTALAVLGLLPEGAVASGSIRWNGTELIGLPDRELARLRGDEIGIVFQEPRTALNPIRTIGRQIAESIRIHEGIGRREARERAIQEAARVRLPDPASIVDRYPHQLSGGQRQRVAIAIALACRPRLLIADEPTTALDVTIQAEILSLLLNLVEEQGMSLMFITHDLAVLAQVATRGVVLEDGRVVEAAPVSTLLTAPASPITQGLLRDATATLWRPEGGAR; encoded by the coding sequence ATGACCCTCGAGGTGACGGACCTCGTCGTCCGCATCGACGGACGCCCCGTCGTCGACGGCATCTCGTTCGAGGTGCCGGACGGATCCCGTCTCGGCCTGATCGGTGAGTCCGGCTCCGGTAAGTCGCTCACCGCCCTCGCGGTGCTCGGTCTGCTCCCCGAGGGTGCGGTCGCGAGCGGCAGCATCCGCTGGAACGGCACAGAGCTGATCGGACTCCCCGACCGCGAGCTCGCGAGACTGCGCGGAGACGAGATCGGGATCGTGTTCCAGGAGCCCCGCACCGCCCTGAACCCGATCCGCACGATCGGCAGGCAGATCGCCGAGTCGATCCGCATCCATGAGGGCATCGGTCGGCGGGAAGCCCGCGAGCGTGCGATCCAGGAGGCTGCGCGCGTGCGGCTGCCCGATCCCGCATCGATCGTCGATCGCTATCCGCATCAGCTGTCCGGCGGTCAGCGGCAGCGTGTCGCGATCGCGATCGCGCTCGCATGCCGGCCACGCCTGCTCATCGCCGATGAGCCGACGACCGCTCTCGACGTCACCATCCAGGCCGAGATCCTGTCGCTGCTGTTGAACCTCGTCGAGGAACAGGGCATGTCCCTCATGTTCATCACGCACGACCTGGCGGTGCTGGCGCAGGTCGCGACCCGTGGCGTCGTCCTCGAAGACGGTCGGGTCGTCGAGGCTGCCCCCGTGAGCACGCTCCTCACCGCCCCGGCGTCGCCGATCACACAGGGGCTCCTCCGCGACGCCACCGCGACGCTCTGGCGTCCTGAAGGAGGTGCGCGATGA
- a CDS encoding ABC transporter ATP-binding protein has product MSLIEARSLRRDFVIPKRSTFERTRRQTALAPTDLDIVEGSSVGIIGESGSGKSTLVRLLLGLDRPTSGTVTVDGRAVDATASARSLHWLRRQTGLVFQDPYASLDPRMTAAQIVREPLWALGIDEDHRARVREVLEQVGLEPEMGDRYPHEFSGGQRQRIALARAIVHRPRILVGDEPLSALDVTVRAQILELLIELRRTADLTLVLVSHDIGVVQNLCDAVVVMKDGSVVERGTTADVLLRPTQDYTKTLLAAIPVIPAPPA; this is encoded by the coding sequence ATGAGTCTCATCGAGGCGCGGTCGCTGCGGCGCGACTTCGTGATCCCGAAGCGTTCGACGTTCGAGCGCACCCGGCGCCAGACCGCGCTGGCGCCGACCGATCTCGACATCGTCGAGGGATCGTCCGTCGGCATCATCGGCGAATCCGGATCGGGCAAGTCCACCCTCGTCAGGCTGCTCCTCGGTCTCGACCGCCCGACGTCCGGCACCGTCACGGTCGACGGGAGAGCGGTGGATGCCACGGCATCCGCGCGGTCCCTGCACTGGCTGCGCCGTCAGACCGGTCTCGTGTTCCAGGACCCCTACGCATCGCTGGACCCGAGGATGACCGCGGCGCAGATCGTCCGCGAGCCGCTGTGGGCGCTCGGCATCGACGAAGATCACCGAGCCAGGGTGCGCGAAGTGCTCGAGCAGGTGGGTCTGGAGCCCGAGATGGGCGATCGATACCCGCACGAGTTCTCGGGCGGGCAGCGGCAGCGCATCGCGTTGGCCAGGGCCATCGTCCACCGTCCGCGCATCCTCGTCGGCGACGAGCCGCTGTCGGCGCTCGATGTGACCGTCCGCGCTCAGATCCTCGAGCTCCTGATCGAGCTGCGACGCACCGCCGACCTCACGCTCGTCCTGGTGTCGCACGACATCGGCGTGGTGCAGAACCTCTGCGACGCCGTCGTCGTGATGAAGGACGGGAGCGTCGTCGAGCGAGGAACCACCGCAGACGTGCTGCTGCGTCCGACGCAGGACTACACGAAGACGCTGCTCGCGGCGATCCCGGTCATCCCCGCTCCCCCGGCATGA
- a CDS encoding DMT family transporter, with the protein MSKQIGLLRSVVTVAAAVAFIVTWSSGFIIPAYATVDVSPLTLLVWRFVPLAVLLLAVLRLSGAAKGLHIRDVRTQATIGLFAQFGYCVAVYGAVAAGIATGTVALIDAVQPLVVAVLVGPVLGLRVRGAQWAGLVIGAVGVLLVVRSQFGSSEAPAMAYLLPAVAMVCLIIGTLLQRKSAVKSGVLLTLTIHVTVTAVLLLVIAVVTGTLLPPASASFWLAVALTAVFPTLAAYGLYWWLLRRVGITALQALLFLIAPATSLAGSILLGEPMTVVTVAGFILCGIGVAVVLTSEARSPKTTASSARKRDVAVREAR; encoded by the coding sequence ATGAGTAAACAGATCGGTCTACTTCGTTCGGTGGTCACTGTCGCCGCCGCCGTGGCCTTCATCGTGACCTGGAGTTCGGGATTCATCATTCCTGCGTACGCCACGGTGGACGTGTCGCCGCTCACGCTCCTCGTGTGGCGGTTCGTGCCGCTGGCCGTCCTTCTCCTCGCCGTGCTCCGTCTCTCGGGCGCAGCGAAGGGGCTGCACATTCGCGACGTGCGCACGCAGGCCACGATCGGACTCTTCGCGCAGTTCGGATACTGTGTCGCGGTCTACGGCGCCGTGGCGGCCGGCATCGCCACAGGCACGGTGGCGCTGATCGACGCGGTGCAGCCACTCGTCGTGGCCGTCCTCGTCGGACCAGTGCTCGGTCTGCGAGTGCGAGGTGCGCAATGGGCAGGGCTCGTGATCGGAGCGGTCGGCGTGCTCCTCGTGGTGCGTTCTCAGTTCGGGTCCTCCGAGGCGCCTGCGATGGCGTATCTGCTGCCGGCCGTGGCGATGGTCTGCCTCATCATCGGCACCCTGCTGCAGCGGAAGTCGGCGGTGAAGAGCGGCGTGCTCCTCACCCTGACCATCCATGTGACGGTGACCGCGGTGCTGCTGCTCGTCATCGCGGTGGTGACCGGAACCCTGCTCCCGCCGGCGTCGGCCTCGTTCTGGCTCGCTGTCGCGCTCACCGCGGTGTTCCCGACACTCGCCGCCTACGGCCTGTACTGGTGGTTGCTGCGGCGGGTGGGGATCACGGCGTTGCAGGCTCTGCTCTTCCTGATCGCCCCGGCGACGTCACTCGCCGGCAGCATCCTGCTGGGAGAGCCGATGACGGTCGTCACGGTCGCAGGGTTCATCCTGTGCGGGATCGGTGTCGCGGTGGTGCTCACAAGCGAGGCGAGATCGCCCAAGACGACCGCATCGTCGGCCCGAAAGCGCGACGTGGCGGTGCGCGAGGCGAGATAG
- a CDS encoding ABC transporter permease, which produces MPGWLPRLARSATGRFGVIVVAVVALTALVSLFWTPFDPQESDLRARWSVPSWPHLLGTDDTGRDILSLLMAGARTTVFVSIGAGVIATLVGISLAALGALTARWLRETVAVLVDILIAFPVLLIAMMISSVWGGSLWVVIWSVGIGFGVNIARVTRPELRRVQQSDFVLAARASGLTTGQSLARHLLPNVAPVFIVQLSWSMAVAVLAEAGLSYLGFGASVTEPSWGLLLADLQRYIGVHPLSVIWPGLAITITVLALNLLGDGLREATDPTLRHRAAEIHTPAVIA; this is translated from the coding sequence ATGCCCGGCTGGCTTCCGAGACTGGCGCGATCCGCCACAGGTCGATTCGGCGTGATCGTCGTCGCCGTCGTCGCGCTCACCGCACTCGTCTCGCTGTTCTGGACCCCGTTCGATCCCCAGGAGTCCGACCTGCGCGCTCGCTGGTCGGTCCCGAGCTGGCCTCATCTGCTCGGCACCGACGACACGGGCCGTGACATCCTCAGCCTGCTCATGGCAGGTGCTCGCACGACGGTCTTCGTCAGCATCGGCGCCGGCGTCATCGCGACCTTGGTCGGCATCTCCCTGGCCGCGCTCGGAGCGCTCACCGCCCGCTGGCTGCGAGAGACGGTGGCAGTGCTCGTCGACATCCTGATCGCCTTCCCCGTGCTGCTGATCGCCATGATGATCTCGTCGGTCTGGGGCGGCTCGCTGTGGGTGGTGATCTGGTCGGTCGGCATCGGCTTCGGCGTCAACATCGCCCGCGTCACGAGGCCCGAGCTGCGCCGCGTGCAGCAGAGCGACTTCGTCCTCGCCGCTCGGGCGTCCGGCCTCACGACCGGACAGAGCCTCGCTCGCCACCTTCTTCCGAACGTCGCCCCCGTGTTCATCGTGCAGCTCTCGTGGTCGATGGCGGTCGCGGTGCTCGCCGAGGCCGGCCTGTCGTACCTCGGTTTCGGCGCCTCGGTCACGGAGCCGAGCTGGGGACTCCTGCTCGCCGACCTGCAGCGCTACATCGGCGTGCATCCGCTCTCGGTCATCTGGCCGGGGCTCGCGATCACGATCACCGTGCTGGCGCTCAACCTCCTCGGTGACGGCCTGCGCGAGGCCACCGACCCCACGCTGCGTCACCGCGCGGCCGAGATCCACACACCGGCGGTGATCGCATGA
- a CDS encoding uracil-DNA glycosylase, protein MTARTLAELADDGLIDPGWADALAPAQQTITALGERLRDEQAAGRGYLPAGDHVLRAFERPLSDVKVLITGQDPYPTPGHPIGLSFAVDRDVRPLPRSLGNIYAELESDLGIPPAPHGDLTAWSDQGVLLLNRVLTVRPGEAGSHRRWGWEQVTELAIRALVARDRPLVAILWGKDAANLQPLLGDTPVIVSAHPSPLSARRGFFGSRPFSRANALLEGLGASPVDWRIGGEPPLS, encoded by the coding sequence ATGACTGCGCGAACTCTTGCCGAGCTCGCCGATGACGGACTCATCGATCCGGGGTGGGCCGACGCACTGGCGCCGGCTCAGCAGACGATCACCGCTCTCGGCGAGCGACTGCGCGACGAGCAGGCTGCGGGGCGGGGCTATCTTCCCGCGGGGGATCATGTGCTCCGTGCGTTCGAGCGCCCGCTCTCGGACGTCAAGGTGCTCATCACCGGTCAGGACCCCTATCCGACTCCCGGGCATCCGATCGGCCTGTCTTTCGCGGTCGACCGAGACGTGCGCCCCCTGCCACGCAGTCTCGGCAACATCTACGCCGAGCTCGAGAGCGACCTCGGCATCCCTCCGGCGCCGCACGGGGACCTGACCGCGTGGAGCGACCAGGGGGTGCTGCTGCTGAACCGCGTGCTGACGGTGCGTCCTGGCGAGGCCGGATCCCATCGCCGCTGGGGGTGGGAGCAGGTCACCGAGCTCGCGATCCGCGCTCTCGTCGCCCGTGACCGGCCGCTCGTCGCGATCCTCTGGGGAAAGGACGCCGCGAACCTCCAGCCGCTGCTCGGCGACACCCCTGTGATCGTGTCAGCGCACCCGTCGCCGCTGTCCGCCCGTCGGGGGTTCTTCGGCTCCCGCCCGTTCTCCCGCGCGAACGCGCTGCTCGAAGGGCTCGGTGCGAGCCCGGTCGACTGGCGCATCGGCGGCGAGCCCCCTCTAAGCTGA
- a CDS encoding TetR/AcrR family transcriptional regulator, translated as MTQPVPELAPLTPGGQRVLDAASRLFYERGIHAVGVDTIAEAAGVTKKTLYDRFGSKEALVVSYLQHRDARWREHVAAHLSRVPEPGPDRVLAIFDAAITWSDENSPKGCSAINARAEIGDGNDDHPVFPEVSRQKAWLLDVFEELCAEAGMADPRAMAQAMMLLYEGAIVTVGMTTFAEPFVIARMWAGRLLGQA; from the coding sequence ATGACGCAGCCCGTTCCCGAGCTCGCCCCGCTCACCCCCGGAGGGCAGCGCGTTCTCGACGCCGCCTCGCGGCTCTTCTACGAACGCGGCATCCATGCGGTCGGAGTGGACACGATCGCCGAGGCGGCCGGAGTCACGAAGAAGACGCTCTACGACCGCTTCGGATCGAAGGAGGCGCTCGTCGTCTCCTACCTCCAGCACCGCGACGCTCGGTGGCGGGAGCACGTGGCCGCCCACCTCTCCCGCGTTCCCGAGCCCGGCCCTGATCGGGTGCTCGCGATCTTCGACGCCGCCATCACCTGGTCCGACGAGAACAGCCCGAAGGGATGCAGCGCGATCAACGCGCGCGCGGAGATCGGAGACGGCAACGACGACCACCCTGTGTTCCCCGAGGTGTCACGTCAGAAGGCCTGGCTGCTCGACGTGTTCGAGGAGCTCTGCGCCGAAGCGGGAATGGCCGATCCCCGTGCGATGGCGCAGGCGATGATGCTGCTGTACGAGGGTGCGATCGTGACGGTCGGGATGACGACGTTCGCCGAA
- a CDS encoding SDR family oxidoreductase has translation MVNRRAVVTGASSGIGQATVRALRARGWGVVGVARRASRLAALSAETGASTIACDLTDPDAVAALVTELEASGPVHALVQVAGGARGTDRVENASIDDWQWMYDANVLSSQRLVAGLLPLLRRAAAADGHADTVFVTSTAAQVAYPGGGGYNAAKAAQAMLVHALRLELNGEPIRVAEIAPGMVHTEEFTLNRLGGDSVAAEAVYSGVEAPLQAEDVADVIAYALDAPGHVNLDLITMRPVAQSANHLLARGPLRVRPID, from the coding sequence ATGGTGAACAGGCGTGCAGTCGTGACAGGTGCGAGCTCGGGTATCGGACAGGCCACGGTGCGTGCGCTGCGCGCGCGCGGCTGGGGAGTCGTCGGAGTCGCACGACGTGCGTCCCGGTTGGCGGCGCTCTCGGCGGAGACGGGTGCCTCGACGATCGCGTGCGACCTGACCGACCCGGATGCCGTGGCAGCGCTGGTCACGGAGCTCGAGGCCTCGGGGCCCGTGCATGCGCTCGTGCAGGTCGCCGGCGGAGCACGGGGGACGGACCGCGTCGAGAACGCCTCGATCGACGACTGGCAGTGGATGTACGACGCCAACGTGCTCTCGAGCCAGCGTCTGGTCGCCGGTCTCCTGCCCCTGCTGAGGCGGGCGGCCGCGGCGGACGGGCACGCCGACACCGTGTTCGTGACGTCGACGGCCGCACAGGTGGCCTACCCCGGCGGAGGCGGCTACAACGCGGCCAAGGCCGCGCAGGCGATGCTGGTGCACGCGCTCCGACTCGAGCTGAACGGCGAGCCGATCCGAGTCGCCGAGATCGCCCCCGGCATGGTGCACACCGAGGAGTTCACGCTCAACCGGCTGGGCGGCGACTCGGTCGCCGCGGAGGCCGTGTACTCGGGCGTCGAGGCGCCGCTGCAGGCGGAAGACGTCGCCGACGTGATCGCCTACGCGCTGGATGCCCCCGGCCACGTGAACCTCGACCTCATCACGATGCGACCCGTCGCGCAGTCCGCGAATCATCTGCTCGCCCGCGGACCGCTGCGCGTGCGACCGATCGACTGA